From the genome of Ammoniphilus sp. CFH 90114, one region includes:
- a CDS encoding DsbA family protein produces the protein MTLKIRVYSDYVUPFCLIAEGPLEEAMKGKDVEVEWMPFELRPYPQPTLKPEGDYLQMAWKQSVYPTAEHFGTKMVLPRVSPQPYTHLAFEGYQMAKEQGKGNEYNHRMLTAFFQDELNIGDIDVLTQLAGEIGLNEQDYRGALETRKYKEVHQEALRHAYEEANIQAVPTFYIGERKLQGLYSKESLEQVIQQELEKTPSIHKDGLVCGIDGCE, from the coding sequence ATGACCCTAAAAATTCGAGTATATTCCGATTATGTTTGACCGTTTTGTTTAATAGCGGAGGGTCCGCTAGAAGAGGCGATGAAAGGAAAAGATGTGGAAGTCGAATGGATGCCCTTTGAATTGCGCCCCTATCCTCAACCAACGTTAAAGCCTGAGGGAGATTATTTGCAAATGGCATGGAAGCAGTCCGTTTATCCAACTGCAGAACATTTCGGAACTAAGATGGTGTTGCCGAGGGTATCGCCTCAACCGTATACACATTTAGCCTTTGAAGGATACCAAATGGCTAAAGAACAAGGTAAAGGAAATGAATATAATCACCGAATGCTTACAGCCTTCTTTCAAGACGAACTGAATATTGGTGATATTGATGTGCTTACTCAACTAGCTGGAGAGATTGGACTTAACGAACAGGATTACAGAGGGGCCTTAGAGACGAGAAAATACAAGGAGGTTCATCAAGAAGCTTTACGTCATGCGTATGAAGAAGCGAATATTCAAGCCGTTCCGACCTTTTATATTGGTGAACGTAAGTTGCAAGGTCTTTATAGTAAGGAGTCCTTAGAACAGGTTATCCAACAAGAATTGGAGAAAACTCCGTCTATTCATAAGGATGGTTTAGTCTGTGGAATAGATGGATGTGAATAA
- a CDS encoding iron-containing alcohol dehydrogenase gives MLNFVLHSPTRIHFGQGVVNQTGDIVRQHAKKVLLVTGRSSTKKTGTLQKVMASLEKSGVEMVLFDRVEPNPRATTIDEAGELARKEQCELIIGLGGGSAMDAAKAIATVAISGRPIHEYIRGNQTRLWKTLLPIQQALPIITIPTLAATGSEANSGAVITNWETKEKSSISGPGLFPKEAILDPELTYSVPTNYTSDGAVDIFTHLYEAYMTGDEQANVQDEITEGLIRNVVRYAKQAIDTPDDYEARSHLLWSSTLALIGIPNAGRGGSFPVHQMEHTLSAYYDISHGRGLAILTPAYFRRVVKEDRPHRLARLGRAVFQVSAPNDVEAAEATIQEVIKWFKELNVYDTLEAVGVAKSDLQMMAEETIRISGGDQNYIAGTRSLYAKDILSIFEEVYHTQV, from the coding sequence ATGTTAAATTTTGTACTGCACTCTCCTACGAGAATCCACTTCGGACAAGGGGTAGTGAACCAAACCGGGGACATTGTAAGACAACATGCGAAGAAGGTTTTACTAGTTACAGGTCGTTCCTCAACAAAAAAGACTGGAACACTACAAAAGGTTATGGCCTCTTTAGAAAAAAGTGGTGTCGAAATGGTATTGTTTGATCGAGTGGAACCCAATCCCCGAGCTACGACAATTGATGAAGCGGGAGAATTAGCCAGGAAGGAACAATGTGAGCTCATCATTGGTCTTGGTGGAGGATCTGCTATGGATGCGGCGAAGGCCATCGCTACTGTCGCGATATCCGGTCGGCCGATACATGAATACATTCGAGGGAATCAAACCAGATTATGGAAAACCTTACTCCCTATTCAACAAGCGCTTCCTATTATTACGATTCCAACCTTAGCAGCGACAGGATCTGAGGCGAATTCGGGTGCCGTGATTACGAATTGGGAAACGAAAGAAAAATCGAGTATTTCAGGTCCTGGTTTGTTTCCGAAGGAGGCCATTCTCGATCCAGAACTGACATACAGCGTGCCAACGAATTATACTTCGGATGGTGCTGTAGACATCTTTACTCATCTGTACGAGGCTTACATGACCGGAGATGAGCAAGCTAACGTACAGGATGAAATTACAGAGGGACTTATTCGCAACGTCGTTCGTTACGCCAAACAAGCCATCGATACTCCTGATGATTACGAAGCACGTTCCCACCTGTTATGGTCTAGCACCTTAGCGCTAATAGGGATACCGAATGCAGGAAGAGGGGGAAGCTTCCCAGTTCACCAGATGGAGCATACTTTGTCCGCTTACTATGATATTTCTCATGGGAGAGGCCTCGCCATTCTCACTCCTGCCTATTTCCGAAGAGTGGTGAAGGAGGATCGCCCACATCGTTTGGCACGCCTTGGCCGAGCGGTATTTCAGGTGTCAGCTCCTAATGATGTAGAGGCAGCGGAAGCGACTATACAAGAGGTAATCAAGTGGTTTAAGGAATTGAATGTTTATGACACTCTTGAAGCGGTTGGGGTTGCAAAGTCTGATCTTCAAATGATGGCAGAAGAAACCATCCGTATTAGTGGAGGGGACCAGAACTATATAGCAGGAACGAGATCTTTGTATGCCAAAGACATTCTGAGTATTTTTGAGGAAGTATATCATACACAGGTGTAG
- a CDS encoding Rrf2 family transcriptional regulator, translating to MNSEFTIAVHSLVFLAYLPDHMASSDLIAKNVSTNPARIRKIMSCLRKGGFVKTKEGIGGGYILNGEPEDITLAQIYRTVSCGTIKPHWCTGDPDEDCLVSSKIQVVMDDIFDEADLYFERYLDQITIASVLKKIKQCQ from the coding sequence GTGAATAGTGAATTTACGATAGCCGTTCACAGTCTTGTTTTTTTAGCTTATTTACCTGATCATATGGCCAGTAGTGATTTAATAGCGAAGAATGTTTCCACCAATCCTGCAAGAATTAGGAAGATTATGAGTTGTTTGCGTAAAGGTGGTTTCGTCAAGACCAAAGAGGGAATTGGCGGAGGGTATATTCTGAATGGTGAACCCGAAGACATTACCTTAGCTCAAATTTATCGTACGGTATCCTGCGGTACCATTAAGCCGCATTGGTGTACCGGTGATCCGGATGAGGATTGTCTCGTCTCTTCTAAAATTCAAGTCGTTATGGATGACATCTTCGATGAAGCTGACCTGTATTTTGAGAGATATCTGGATCAGATTACGATAGCCTCAGTTCTGAAGAAAATTAAACAATGTCAATGA